A region from the Oncorhynchus clarkii lewisi isolate Uvic-CL-2024 chromosome 8, UVic_Ocla_1.0, whole genome shotgun sequence genome encodes:
- the LOC139415457 gene encoding runt-related transcription factor 1-like, whose amino-acid sequence MRIPVDPSATRRFSPPSSSLQPLPAKMNELNTPSGTGQQDSTVPRLRLQENRSMAEIIADHPAELVRTDSPNFLCSVLPSHWRCNKTLPVAFKVVALGEVTDGTVVTVMAGNDENYSAELRNASGVLKNQVARFNDLRFVGRSGRGQSSTLSVL is encoded by the exons ATGCGCATTCCCGTAGATCCCAGTGCCACGCGGAGGTTTAGCCCGCCGTCCAGTAGCCTCCAGCCGCTCCCGGCCAAGATGAACGAGCTCAACACGCCGTCCGGGACCGGTCAGCAGGACAGCACGGTGCCAAGGCTGCGCCTGCAGGAGAACCGCAGCATGGCAGAGATCATAGCGGACCACCCGGCCGAGCTGGTCCGGACTGACAGCCCCAACTTCCTCTGCTCCGTCCTGCCCTCTCACTGGCGCTGCAACAAGACGCTGCCCGTCGCCTTCAAA GTTGTGGCATTGGGAGAGGTGACTGATGGGACGGTCGTCACGGTGATGGCAGGGAACGATGAGAACTACTCGGCGGAGCTGCGGAACGCATCGGGAGTGCTGAAGAACCAGGTGGCTCGCTTCAACGACCTGCGCTTCGTGGGCCGCAGTGGACGGGGTCAGT CCTCCACTCTGTCAGTGCTCTAA